The Capra hircus breed San Clemente chromosome 2, ASM170441v1, whole genome shotgun sequence genome window below encodes:
- the LOC108638510 gene encoding collagen alpha-1(I) chain-like, with the protein MPECQLQGGAVPGEPLPEPYGMQEAALLRLQAGLQGGRGRQEQKQEERSLAPPNPGTPAQDPGLTPTLRQKPRRPEPAQRHGAARRHARTRAGGPPGTRGGPPGWRGGARGAAARGLAAAEPRPPRAALTHRSAFVVRAAHKGAGGRASAARRPRAPMAGPAPPRAAAAAAARSRRPAPAAAAPRSAPPRPPARPRLRSPLNPCAPGAPSRARSSPAAARLAPRPPAGPPGHTGPHSLTAHRASPRPPRPPGRALAPILASPPSRSLPRALPQGEDAWAGPRRKGRPAMAPIQSQPQRGLLRAPASPAHVSGNSLRTTALAAAGTEGSELSIQPAMWLHFPDEKSAAWSCGLAKPTQQGSGRPETLAHRSLPAPKAAKH; encoded by the exons ATGCCAGAATGCCAGCTCCAGGGAGGGGCTGTGCCCGGGGAGCCCCTGCCAGAGCCGTACGGCATGCAG gaggccgCCCTGCTCCGCCTCCAGGCAGGGCTCCAGGGTGGGAGAGGCCGGCAGGAGCAGAAACAAGAAGAGCGCTCCCTGGCCCCTCCCAATCCCGGGACCCCCG CGCAGGACCCAGGGCTGACCCCCACACTCAGACAGAAGCCGCGGCGCCCGGAGCCGGCCCAGAGGCACGGAGCCGCGCGGAGACACGCCCGGACACGCGCGGGCGGCCCCCCGGGGACGCGGGGTGGACCGCCCGGGTGGCGCGGGGGCGCCCGCGGGGCCGCCGCCCGGGGTCTCGCGGCCGCGGAGCCTCGCCCGCCGCGGGCCGCACTCACTCACCGCTCGGCCTTTGTTGTCCGCGCCGCTCACAAAGGCGCCGGCGGCCGCGCCTCAGCTGCCCGGCGGCCGCGGGCGCCCATGGCCgggccggccccgccccgcgccgccgccgccgccgccgcgaggTCACGCCGCCcggctcccgccgccgccgccccgcgcTCGGCGCCGCCCCGGCCCCCCGCGCGGCCGCGGCTGAGGTCACCGCTTAACCCCTGCGCGCCGGGCGCCCCGAGCCGCGCCCGGAGCTCCCCCGCGGCCGCGCGGCTCGCACCCCGCCCGCCCGCAGGGCCCCCGGGTCACACAGGGCCCCACTCCCTCACCGCCCACCGCGCGTCGCCTCGCCCTCCCAGGCCTCCCGGGAGGGCTCTCGCGCCCATCCTTGCTTCTCCTCCTTCCAGGAGTCTGCCCCGGGCTCTCCCCCAGGGTGAGGATGCCTGGGCCGGCCCCAGACGAAAAGGCAGACCTGCGATGGCCCCCATCCAGTCTCAGCCGCAGAGGGGCCTCCTGAGGGCTCCGGCCAGCCCCGCGCACGTTTCTGGTAACAGCCTCAGGACCACAGCACTGGCAGCGGCAGGCACTGAGGGCTCTGAGCTCAGCATCCAGCCTGCCATGTGGCTCCATTTTCCTGACGAGAAATCCGCGGCTTGGAGCTGTGGCTTGGCAAAGCCCACCCAGCAAGGAAGTGGTAGACCCGAGACCCTAGCACACCGCTCCCTTCCAGCTCCCAAAGCTGCCAAACACTAG